Proteins encoded in a region of the Sphingomonas sp. HMP9 genome:
- a CDS encoding gamma-glutamyl-gamma-aminobutyrate hydrolase family protein: MMRFACCRREDGPPKPVIGVLCCNEVVDRPIQAVATRFVEPLVRYAGATVLLVPAVADAMDTRALAARLDGLLLTGSRSNVAGARYGKSDAVDDALDLERDAVALELAGRMIEAGRPVFGICRGLQELNVLFGGTLTDALDDGHHRSTEDTTAYETLFDHVHDVSLLSGGMLAAAIAESTILVTSVHRQGIDRLGEGLSVEAHAVSDGLVEAFSARPCGGDVLAVQ; the protein is encoded by the coding sequence ATGATGCGCTTTGCCTGTTGTCGGCGAGAGGATGGACCGCCGAAGCCGGTGATTGGCGTGCTGTGCTGCAACGAGGTCGTCGATCGTCCGATCCAGGCGGTCGCCACGCGCTTCGTCGAGCCGCTGGTCCGGTATGCGGGCGCGACCGTGTTGCTGGTACCGGCGGTGGCGGATGCGATGGACACGCGGGCGCTGGCGGCGCGACTCGACGGGCTGTTGCTCACCGGATCGCGGTCGAACGTCGCAGGCGCCCGTTATGGCAAGTCCGACGCGGTCGACGATGCACTTGATCTCGAACGCGATGCGGTGGCGCTCGAACTCGCGGGGCGGATGATCGAGGCGGGGCGGCCGGTGTTCGGCATCTGTCGCGGGTTGCAGGAGCTGAACGTGCTGTTCGGCGGCACGCTGACCGATGCGCTGGACGACGGCCATCACCGATCGACCGAGGACACGACCGCGTACGAAACGCTGTTCGACCATGTCCACGATGTGAGCCTGCTGTCGGGAGGGATGCTCGCGGCTGCGATCGCCGAGTCGACCATCTTGGTCACGTCGGTTCACCGCCAGGGGATCGACCGGCTGGGGGAGGGGCTCAGCGTCGAGGCGCACGCGGTGTCGGATGGGCTGGTCGAGGCGTTCTCGGCGCGTCCGTGCGGCGGCGATGTGCTGGCGGTGCAGTGA
- the epsC gene encoding serine O-acetyltransferase EpsC, which yields MAHATEALDLSATIEELRTARSAWRAADGRHRLDRFPSLAETGQAVDDLVAALFPGRLGMFTGPVEREDAFVETRLRQALARLQRQVECEFSYWQEEAVLAFDVSHAAMITGLFIAELGPIRALVDDDVRAAFLGDPAARSADEILICYPGVVAILYHRIAHALYGLGAPIVARIISELANNRTGIDIHPGATIGRSFFIDHGTGVVIGETAIVGDRVQIYQHVTLGARSPLGVTDVSARERLARHPIVEDDVVIYAGATILGRITIGRGATIGGNVWLLEDVPAGSVVAQPTAVILAGEAAGQLHETLRGRAA from the coding sequence ATGGCGCATGCCACAGAAGCGCTCGACCTTTCGGCGACGATCGAGGAACTGCGCACCGCGCGGTCTGCGTGGCGGGCGGCGGATGGTCGCCATCGGCTCGACCGGTTCCCGTCGCTGGCCGAGACCGGGCAGGCGGTCGACGATCTTGTCGCCGCGCTGTTTCCTGGTCGGCTGGGCATGTTCACCGGACCGGTCGAGCGCGAGGATGCGTTCGTCGAAACCCGGCTTCGGCAGGCTCTGGCGCGGCTGCAACGGCAGGTCGAATGCGAGTTTAGCTATTGGCAGGAAGAGGCGGTGCTGGCGTTCGACGTCAGCCATGCGGCGATGATCACCGGGCTGTTCATCGCCGAACTCGGGCCGATCCGCGCTTTGGTCGACGATGACGTGCGCGCTGCGTTTCTCGGCGATCCGGCTGCGCGCAGTGCCGACGAGATCCTGATCTGCTATCCCGGCGTCGTCGCGATCCTGTACCACCGGATCGCGCACGCCTTGTACGGGCTGGGCGCACCGATCGTCGCGCGGATCATCTCCGAACTCGCGAACAATCGCACCGGGATCGACATCCATCCGGGCGCGACGATCGGTCGCAGCTTCTTCATCGATCACGGCACCGGCGTCGTGATCGGCGAAACCGCGATCGTCGGCGACCGCGTCCAAATCTACCAGCATGTCACGCTCGGAGCGCGCAGCCCGCTCGGGGTGACCGACGTATCGGCGCGCGAGCGGCTTGCCCGGCATCCGATCGTCGAGGACGACGTCGTCATCTACGCCGGCGCGACGATCCTCGGTCGGATCACGATCGGGCGCGGCGCGACGATCGGCGGCAATGTCTGGCTGCTGGAGGACGTGCCCGCGGGTAGCGTCGTCGCGCAGCCGACGGCGGTGATCCTGGCGGGGGAGGCCGCCGGTCAACTGCACGAGACGCTGCGGGGACGCGCCGCATGA